One window of Mesoplasma syrphidae genomic DNA carries:
- a CDS encoding DHHA1 domain-containing protein, with product MMNKHAAKLLLKKIKEHQNIIIVKHKMPDWDAQGSALGMANIIAENFKNKNVFVVGERLTKDETFLPETSLTDEFVSQALIITVDTGNKARLDFDRFDMARESFKVDHHLNVDPYATNDIVVEDAIACTQVVVLWAQLMKLKINKTAAHNLYLGLITDSGRFLFPRTDEVTFRVAASLIEAGADLKAAHDFIFVSSLKMRKWTNFAFSKLQLTKHGVGYIVITKADQDGWGLEYSEVKSALGTMAGMDEIKIWALVVELDDMIKVSLRSRDFSVNEVAEKFEGGGHRLASGAQLSSLTDVSKLVKALDKLIVKGEK from the coding sequence ATTATGAATAAACATGCAGCAAAATTGCTATTAAAAAAAATTAAAGAACATCAGAATATTATTATCGTTAAGCATAAAATGCCCGACTGAGATGCTCAAGGAAGTGCTTTGGGAATGGCTAATATTATCGCAGAAAATTTTAAAAATAAAAATGTTTTTGTAGTTGGAGAGCGCTTAACTAAGGACGAAACATTTTTGCCAGAAACATCACTAACAGATGAATTTGTTAGTCAAGCGTTAATTATTACAGTTGATACTGGAAATAAAGCAAGACTAGACTTTGATCGCTTTGATATGGCAAGAGAGTCATTTAAAGTAGATCACCATTTAAATGTTGATCCCTATGCAACAAATGACATTGTTGTTGAAGATGCAATTGCCTGTACGCAAGTTGTCGTATTATGAGCGCAGTTAATGAAACTAAAAATAAATAAAACGGCAGCCCATAATTTATATCTGGGCTTAATTACTGATTCTGGAAGATTCTTATTTCCCAGAACAGACGAAGTAACTTTTAGAGTAGCGGCTTCTTTAATTGAAGCTGGAGCAGACTTAAAGGCAGCTCACGATTTCATATTTGTATCAAGTTTAAAAATGCGTAAATGAACTAACTTTGCTTTTAGCAAACTACAATTAACTAAACATGGAGTTGGTTATATCGTAATTACAAAAGCAGATCAAGATGGTTGAGGTTTAGAATATTCAGAGGTTAAATCAGCATTAGGAACAATGGCTGGAATGGATGAAATTAAAATATGAGCCTTAGTAGTTGAGTTAGATGATATGATTAAGGTTTCTTTGCGAAGCCGAGACTTTAGTGTTAATGAAGTCGCAGAAAAATTTGAAGGTGGAGGGCATAGATTGGCAAGCGGTGCCCAATTATCTTCACTAACAGATGTTTCAAAATTAGTAAAAGCTTTAGATAAGCTTATTGTAAAAGGAGAAAAATAA
- the rpsL gene encoding 30S ribosomal protein S12, whose product MPTINQLVKTNRKAKTWKTKAPALNRGVNTLKKKVTKVSAPQKRGVCTRVATMTPKKPNSALRKYARVRLTNGMEVNAYIPGEGHNLQEHSVVLIRGGRVKDLPGVRYHVIRGTLDTQAVNKRMQSRSLYGAKRPKK is encoded by the coding sequence ATGCCTACAATTAATCAATTAGTAAAAACTAACCGTAAAGCTAAAACTTGAAAAACTAAAGCGCCTGCCTTAAACCGTGGGGTAAATACTTTAAAGAAAAAAGTTACTAAAGTTTCAGCTCCACAAAAAAGAGGGGTATGTACACGTGTCGCTACAATGACACCTAAAAAACCCAACTCAGCGTTGCGTAAGTACGCTCGTGTTAGATTGACAAACGGAATGGAAGTAAATGCATACATCCCAGGAGAAGGACACAACTTACAAGAACACAGTGTTGTCTTAATCAGAGGAGGACGTGTTAAAGATTTACCTGGGGTACGTTACCACGTTATTCGTGGAACTTTGGATACTCAAGCTGTAAACAAACGTATGCAATCTCGTTCATTATACGGAGCTAAAAGACCTAAAAAATAA
- a CDS encoding thymidine kinase: MLTGQEKIYRETNLGWVELITGCMFAGKTEEFIRRLRRHDYAKHNVIAFKPLIDQRYSVNSIASHSGTMLPSFPVASTSDIRNIFERENQKQKIDVVGIDEVQFLDPSIVDYIDELANQGIIVIVTGLDKDFKSQPFQNVDKLLPLAEFVEKLTAICHKCGNFANRTQRIINGQPAAADSPIVLVDGKDSYEARCRNCYKKPE, from the coding sequence ATGCTTACAGGTCAAGAAAAAATTTACAGAGAAACGAATTTGGGATGAGTTGAGTTAATTACTGGATGTATGTTTGCTGGAAAAACAGAAGAATTTATTCGCCGTTTGCGTCGTCACGATTATGCTAAACACAATGTAATTGCTTTTAAGCCCTTAATTGATCAACGTTATTCAGTTAATTCAATTGCCTCTCATTCGGGAACAATGCTGCCATCATTTCCTGTTGCCTCAACAAGTGATATTCGTAATATTTTTGAGAGAGAAAATCAAAAACAAAAAATTGATGTTGTGGGAATTGATGAAGTTCAGTTTTTGGACCCATCGATTGTTGATTATATTGATGAGTTAGCAAATCAAGGTATTATTGTTATTGTAACAGGATTAGATAAAGACTTTAAAAGTCAACCATTCCAAAACGTTGACAAACTTTTACCATTGGCAGAATTTGTAGAAAAGTTAACAGCAATTTGTCACAAGTGTGGAAACTTTGCCAATCGAACACAAAGGATTATAAACGGTCAACCTGCTGCAGCTGATTCACCAATTGTATTGGTCGATGGAAAAGATAGTTATGAAGCAAGATGTCGTAATTGTTACAAAAAGCCAGAATAG
- the prfA gene encoding peptide chain release factor 1, which yields MNPKTVEALETMQKRLGQINHDLQSEELLKDIKKFTELNKERASLEEVVEKFEQYQVAVKMIEEAKEILANEKDPEMVELAKLELDENSALLQPLISVIEELLLPKDPNDDKNVIVEIRGAAGGDEANIFAGDLFRMYKLYAEEQNWKITVLDAYLSEAGGYSQVSFMIKGERVYSKLKFESGAHRVQRVPKTETKGRIQTSTATVAVLPEMTDVEIEIKTADLRIDTYRASGAGGQHINTTDSAVRITHIPTGVVAASQDGRSQHDNKDIAMTMLRARIHEAESQKQQAEADATRKSAVGTGARSEKIRTYNYPQNRVTDHRVGLTLNKLDQVMEGKIDEFITALINEEQRQKVAEQLNESQS from the coding sequence ATGAATCCTAAAACAGTCGAAGCATTAGAAACAATGCAAAAAAGATTAGGTCAAATTAACCATGACTTACAAAGTGAAGAACTCTTAAAAGACATTAAAAAATTTACCGAGTTAAATAAAGAACGTGCTTCCTTAGAAGAAGTTGTTGAAAAGTTTGAACAATATCAAGTGGCTGTCAAAATGATCGAAGAGGCGAAAGAAATTTTGGCAAACGAAAAAGACCCTGAAATGGTTGAATTAGCAAAACTTGAATTAGATGAAAATTCTGCTTTGCTACAGCCTTTAATTTCTGTGATAGAAGAATTACTATTACCAAAAGACCCCAATGATGATAAAAATGTTATTGTAGAAATTCGTGGAGCAGCTGGAGGAGACGAGGCAAATATTTTTGCTGGAGATTTGTTTAGAATGTATAAACTATATGCTGAAGAACAAAACTGAAAAATTACAGTTTTGGATGCTTATTTATCTGAAGCAGGAGGTTATTCTCAAGTATCATTTATGATTAAAGGAGAAAGAGTTTACTCAAAATTAAAATTTGAATCAGGTGCACACCGTGTTCAACGTGTTCCAAAAACAGAAACAAAAGGAAGAATCCAAACATCAACTGCAACTGTGGCTGTTTTACCAGAAATGACCGATGTTGAAATTGAAATTAAAACAGCTGATTTACGAATTGATACATATCGTGCTTCAGGAGCCGGAGGTCAACATATTAATACAACTGATTCGGCTGTGCGTATTACTCATATTCCAACAGGAGTTGTTGCAGCCTCTCAAGATGGGCGTTCGCAACATGATAATAAAGATATTGCTATGACAATGTTGCGTGCCCGCATTCATGAGGCAGAGTCTCAAAAACAACAAGCAGAAGCCGATGCAACAAGAAAATCTGCAGTTGGGACTGGAGCCAGATCTGAAAAAATTCGCACATATAACTATCCACAAAATCGGGTTACAGACCATCGTGTTGGCTTGACATTAAATAAGCTTGATCAAGTTATGGAAGGCAAAATTGATGAGTTCATTACTGCTCTAATTAATGAAGAACAACGTCAAAAAGTAGCTGAGCAATTAAATGAGTCACAAAGTTAA
- a CDS encoding L-threonylcarbamoyladenylate synthase, with the protein MMLNSVQIDQAIKSLKKNQVIILPTDTIYGLSALATKSNEIKINKLKQAKFSKPLIILFSCYQQIDFLNIFDRSLYELLDSSIPTTVIIEYNQQTYALRKVIREDIKKIVDSTGLIYSTSVNIHGQQPLWSEQDLEQFSDDVKVYFDEPLYGEPSKIYNSVTKKWVR; encoded by the coding sequence ATGATGCTTAATTCAGTCCAAATTGACCAAGCCATAAAATCTTTAAAAAAAAATCAAGTCATTATTTTACCAACTGACACAATTTATGGTCTGTCAGCACTTGCGACTAAATCAAACGAAATAAAAATCAATAAATTAAAGCAGGCCAAATTTAGTAAGCCTTTAATTATATTATTTAGTTGTTATCAACAAATTGATTTTTTAAATATTTTTGATCGTAGTTTATATGAACTGCTAGATAGTTCAATTCCGACAACTGTTATTATTGAATACAATCAACAAACTTATGCTCTTCGTAAAGTTATTCGTGAAGATATAAAAAAAATTGTTGATAGTACCGGATTAATTTATTCGACATCAGTTAATATTCATGGGCAGCAGCCACTTTGAAGTGAGCAAGACCTTGAACAATTTAGTGATGATGTTAAAGTTTATTTTGATGAACCACTTTATGGAGAACCATCAAAAATTTATAACTCAGTCACAAAGAAATGAGTACGCTAA
- the fusA gene encoding elongation factor G, translated as MSRQYSLKDTRNIGIMAHIDAGKTTTTERILFHTGKIHKIGETHEGASQMDWMAQEQERGITITSAATTAHWKNHRFNIIDTPGHVDFTVEVERSLRVLDGAVAVLDGQSGVEPQTETVWRQATTYRVPRIVFVNKMDKTGADFIYSVKSIGDRLGAKAAPIQLPIGAEENFSGIIDLVEMKAWHFDGKADEIAQEIEIPADLLDQAKDLRSQLVETAVEYDEELMMKFLDGEEITIPELKSAIRKGVIGAEFFPVLAGSAFKNKGVKLLLDAVVDYLPSPLDVPAIKGVLPNGEESERHADDNEPFSALAFKVMTDPFVGKLTFFRVYSGVLEKGSYVLNSTKGQKERVGRILQMHANNRTEIEVVYAGDIAAAVGLKNTTTGDTLVDEKHEIILESMIFPEPVIQLALEPKTKADQEKMGIALNKLSEEDPTFRTYTDEETGQTIIAGMGELHLDIIVDRMRREFNVETNVGAPQVSYRETVKQPAKADGKYVKQSGGRGSYGHVVIEFEPNHEKGFEWVDKITGGRVSKEYINAARTGLENALQNGILAGFPMIDVKATIVDGSMHDVDSNEMAYKIAASLALKEAVKKMNPVILEPIMNVEVTVPDEYYGDVMGNISSKRGLIEGSEQRGNAQTIKSKVPLTEMFGYATELRSFTQGRGNYTMIFSHYAEAPKSVAEEIIKKSGK; from the coding sequence ATGTCAAGACAATATAGTTTAAAAGACACTCGTAACATTGGGATTATGGCCCATATTGATGCGGGTAAAACTACAACTACTGAACGTATCTTATTCCATACAGGTAAAATTCATAAAATTGGAGAAACTCATGAGGGTGCTTCACAAATGGACTGAATGGCTCAAGAACAAGAACGTGGTATTACTATTACTTCAGCTGCCACTACTGCTCACTGAAAAAATCACCGATTCAACATTATTGATACTCCTGGACACGTAGACTTTACAGTTGAAGTTGAGCGTTCATTAAGAGTTCTTGATGGAGCAGTTGCTGTTCTTGATGGTCAATCAGGAGTTGAACCTCAAACTGAAACTGTTTGAAGACAAGCAACTACTTACCGTGTTCCTCGTATCGTTTTTGTAAACAAAATGGACAAAACAGGAGCTGACTTCATTTATTCAGTTAAATCAATTGGTGACCGCTTGGGAGCTAAAGCTGCACCAATTCAATTGCCAATTGGAGCTGAAGAAAATTTTTCAGGAATTATTGACTTAGTTGAAATGAAAGCCTGACACTTTGATGGTAAAGCTGATGAGATTGCTCAGGAAATTGAAATTCCTGCAGATTTATTAGACCAAGCTAAAGACTTAAGAAGTCAACTAGTTGAAACTGCTGTTGAGTACGATGAAGAATTAATGATGAAATTCTTAGATGGTGAAGAAATTACTATTCCTGAATTAAAATCTGCAATTCGTAAAGGAGTTATTGGTGCTGAATTTTTCCCAGTTTTAGCTGGATCAGCATTTAAAAACAAAGGGGTTAAATTATTATTGGACGCTGTTGTTGATTATTTACCTTCACCATTAGACGTACCTGCAATTAAAGGGGTATTACCAAATGGAGAAGAATCAGAAAGACATGCAGATGATAACGAACCATTTTCTGCATTAGCATTTAAAGTCATGACAGATCCATTTGTTGGAAAATTGACATTCTTCCGTGTATATTCAGGTGTACTTGAAAAAGGAAGTTATGTATTAAACTCAACAAAAGGTCAAAAAGAACGTGTTGGGCGTATTTTACAAATGCATGCCAACAACCGTACAGAAATCGAAGTTGTTTATGCTGGAGATATTGCTGCAGCTGTTGGATTGAAAAATACTACAACTGGAGATACTTTAGTTGACGAAAAACACGAAATTATCTTAGAATCAATGATTTTCCCTGAACCAGTTATTCAGCTAGCACTAGAACCAAAAACTAAAGCTGATCAAGAAAAAATGGGAATTGCTTTAAACAAACTTTCAGAAGAAGATCCAACTTTTAGAACTTATACTGATGAAGAAACAGGACAAACAATTATTGCCGGAATGGGTGAATTACACTTAGACATTATTGTTGATCGTATGAGACGTGAATTTAATGTTGAAACAAACGTTGGAGCACCTCAAGTTTCTTACCGTGAAACAGTTAAACAACCGGCAAAAGCTGATGGTAAATATGTTAAACAATCAGGAGGACGTGGATCATACGGTCACGTTGTTATTGAGTTTGAACCAAACCATGAAAAGGGATTTGAATGAGTTGATAAAATTACAGGAGGGCGTGTTTCAAAAGAATATATTAATGCTGCACGTACTGGTTTAGAAAACGCTTTACAAAATGGTATTTTAGCAGGATTCCCAATGATCGATGTTAAAGCAACAATCGTTGATGGATCAATGCATGATGTCGATTCAAATGAAATGGCATATAAAATTGCTGCTTCATTGGCATTAAAAGAAGCTGTTAAAAAAATGAACCCAGTTATTTTAGAACCAATCATGAATGTTGAAGTTACTGTTCCTGATGAATACTACGGAGATGTAATGGGAAATATTTCATCTAAACGTGGATTAATTGAAGGTTCAGAACAAAGAGGAAACGCTCAAACAATTAAATCAAAAGTTCCTTTGACAGAAATGTTTGGGTACGCAACAGAACTACGTTCATTTACACAAGGACGTGGAAACTATACAATGATCTTTAGTCATTATGCTGAAGCACCTAAATCAGTTGCTGAAGAAATTATTAAAAAATCAGGAAAATAG
- the rpmE gene encoding 50S ribosomal protein L31 — MPKKDIQPKYFEEAKFVCTTCDNEFVCGTVRGEEVRIDVCSNCHSFYTGNQSFANNAGRVEQFKSKFARKEAIKATVEKESEAQKAQNSKSAK; from the coding sequence ATGCCAAAAAAAGATATTCAACCAAAATACTTCGAAGAAGCAAAATTTGTTTGTACAACTTGTGATAACGAATTTGTTTGTGGAACTGTAAGAGGAGAAGAAGTAAGAATTGATGTATGTTCAAACTGTCACTCATTCTATACAGGAAACCAATCATTTGCAAATAATGCTGGACGTGTTGAACAATTTAAATCTAAATTTGCTCGTAAAGAAGCTATTAAAGCAACAGTTGAAAAAGAATCTGAAGCGCAAAAAGCTCAAAATTCTAAATCAGCCAAGTAG
- the cls gene encoding cardiolipin synthase, giving the protein MKKKINIFLSMSLMFIIVFLGVILLAIFQNWTFSLIFLGVYAASILFTIVIIRNKSRRFETRLRWSIFIIAVPFVGMASYILFGRSYKYKTDNEYRYKNFSEFATSHDRETSRHALETLAKESPQYKRAFVLGNNLQNDTIYDQTNTKLLDNGADFVVSLFRDIKKAEKYILLNFYVIKDGELLDNLVALLKSKAAQGVNIYIIYDFTGCYTDFKYETQTKLQEAGIRLVPFAPLNLPWINWTANYRDHRKDVSIDGKIGYIGGINLSDEYINMSSKFGFWNDAHVRIAGAAVQGIEKIFASDWNFCHRQQERITDLEPSVGTLHSIENYSNDLTQIVSSGPNHNTPMHFDLMMSLVNSAQKRIWISSPYFVPPVELINALCTAAKSGIDVKLVIPGKTDKKLLLEVSKRWTRQLFEAGVRIYSMNNTFNHTKAYLFDDNIAFIGSTNLDFRAFFSDQQTMALIKSETFNKELETRFLWDFSKSFEYTFLPNDELPTGKKVLVAMFNIISPLL; this is encoded by the coding sequence ATGAAGAAAAAAATTAATATATTTTTAAGTATGTCTTTAATGTTCATTATTGTGTTCTTGGGAGTTATTCTTTTAGCAATTTTTCAAAATTGAACATTCTCACTAATTTTTTTAGGAGTATACGCTGCCTCAATTTTATTTACAATTGTAATTATTAGAAATAAGAGTCGGCGTTTTGAAACTCGCTTACGCTGAAGTATTTTTATTATAGCAGTCCCATTCGTTGGCATGGCATCATATATTTTATTTGGTCGTTCATATAAATATAAAACTGATAATGAATATCGCTACAAAAATTTTAGTGAATTTGCAACTAGTCATGATCGTGAAACATCAAGACATGCCTTAGAAACTTTGGCTAAAGAATCCCCACAATATAAGCGTGCATTTGTTTTAGGAAATAACTTACAAAACGATACAATTTACGACCAAACTAATACAAAATTATTGGATAATGGCGCAGATTTTGTTGTTAGCTTGTTTAGAGATATTAAAAAAGCAGAAAAATATATTTTGCTAAACTTTTATGTGATTAAAGATGGAGAGCTCTTAGATAATTTAGTAGCACTTTTAAAAAGCAAAGCGGCGCAAGGTGTTAATATTTATATAATTTATGATTTTACAGGATGTTATACAGACTTTAAATATGAAACTCAAACCAAGCTGCAAGAAGCTGGAATTCGCTTAGTACCATTTGCACCACTAAACTTGCCATGAATAAATTGAACAGCAAATTATCGTGACCATCGTAAGGATGTTTCTATTGATGGAAAAATTGGTTACATTGGTGGAATTAATTTAAGCGATGAGTATATTAATATGAGTAGCAAATTTGGTTTTTGAAATGATGCACACGTAAGAATTGCTGGAGCAGCTGTTCAAGGAATTGAAAAAATTTTTGCTAGCGATTGAAATTTTTGTCATCGTCAACAAGAACGAATTACAGATTTAGAGCCAAGTGTTGGTACTTTACATTCAATTGAAAATTATTCAAATGACTTAACTCAAATTGTTTCTTCTGGACCCAATCATAATACACCGATGCATTTTGATTTAATGATGAGTTTAGTGAATTCTGCTCAAAAACGAATTTGAATTTCTTCTCCATATTTCGTACCACCAGTAGAGTTGATTAACGCCCTATGTACGGCAGCTAAAAGTGGGATTGATGTTAAACTAGTTATTCCTGGTAAAACAGATAAGAAATTGCTGTTAGAAGTTTCTAAGCGCTGAACACGTCAATTATTTGAAGCTGGAGTAAGAATATACTCAATGAATAATACCTTTAATCATACCAAAGCTTATTTATTTGATGACAATATAGCTTTTATCGGATCAACTAATCTGGATTTTAGAGCTTTCTTTTCAGATCAACAAACTATGGCTCTGATTAAGTCTGAAACTTTTAATAAAGAGCTAGAAACTAGATTTTTGTGAGATTTTTCAAAATCATTTGAGTATACTTTTTTACCAAACGATGAGCTTCCAACAGGAAAAAAAGTATTAGTAGCAATGTTCAATATTATTTCACCATTGTTATAA
- the rpsG gene encoding 30S ribosomal protein S7, whose amino-acid sequence MRKNRAEKRDVLPDPVYNSKLVTRAINKIMLDGRRGTAQGIIYEAFDLIKEKTGENPIDVFNKAITNIEPHLELKVRRIGGANYQVPVEVSDERKVTLALRWLINYARLRNEKVMTVKLANEIIDASNNMGGSVKKREDTHKMAEANKAFAHYRW is encoded by the coding sequence ATGCGTAAAAATAGAGCTGAAAAAAGAGACGTTTTGCCAGATCCAGTGTATAACTCAAAATTGGTTACACGTGCTATCAATAAAATTATGTTAGATGGTAGAAGAGGAACTGCTCAAGGGATTATCTATGAAGCATTTGATCTTATTAAAGAAAAAACTGGTGAAAATCCAATTGATGTTTTTAACAAAGCAATTACAAATATTGAGCCACATTTAGAATTAAAAGTTCGTCGTATCGGGGGAGCTAATTATCAAGTACCAGTTGAAGTTTCAGACGAAAGAAAAGTCACTTTAGCATTACGTTGATTAATTAACTATGCAAGACTTAGAAATGAAAAAGTTATGACAGTTAAATTAGCAAACGAAATTATCGATGCTTCAAACAACATGGGTGGATCAGTTAAAAAACGTGAAGATACACACAAAATGGCAGAAGCTAACAAAGCCTTTGCTCACTACCGTTGATAA
- the prmC gene encoding peptide chain release factor N(5)-glutamine methyltransferase codes for MSHKVNFTIRDLYYKFMSLNISLKKADVYQILEYLLKMDYSDIISNLEFNVEIDEEKIRSIITDLQNQKPLGYILKYQFFYKRKFYIDNRVLIPRSDTEILIDVALKWIKYRQNILIADICTGSGTIGITLNLETNNPVICTDISEEALTVAKINSQNLQANNTKFYLGNFLNPLIERNLKVNLLISNPPYIDCNDQDISSSVKNFEPHLALYADNNGLWFYQNLVDNLNNIVDLNEPFAVIMEFGWKQKNQINQILKKSKIKIAWEFIRDYSGNWRCVIITNG; via the coding sequence ATGAGTCACAAAGTTAATTTTACGATTCGAGATTTATATTATAAATTTATGAGTTTAAACATCAGCCTTAAAAAAGCTGATGTTTATCAAATATTGGAGTATTTACTAAAAATGGACTATTCTGACATTATTAGTAATTTGGAGTTTAATGTTGAAATTGATGAGGAAAAAATTCGCAGTATTATTACCGATTTGCAAAATCAAAAACCTTTGGGATATATTTTAAAATATCAATTTTTTTACAAAAGAAAATTTTACATCGATAATCGAGTATTGATTCCTCGTTCGGACACAGAAATTTTGATTGATGTAGCTTTGAAATGAATCAAATATCGCCAAAATATTTTAATAGCCGATATTTGTACTGGCTCAGGAACTATTGGAATTACTTTAAATTTGGAAACTAATAATCCTGTGATTTGTACTGATATTTCTGAAGAAGCATTAACTGTTGCAAAAATTAATAGCCAAAATCTTCAAGCAAATAATACGAAATTTTATTTGGGGAATTTTTTGAATCCATTAATTGAGCGAAATCTTAAAGTCAATCTTTTAATATCGAATCCGCCTTACATTGATTGTAATGATCAAGACATAAGTTCAAGTGTAAAAAATTTTGAACCTCATTTGGCGTTATATGCTGATAATAACGGATTATGATTTTATCAAAATTTGGTAGATAATTTGAACAATATTGTTGACTTAAATGAGCCATTTGCGGTTATCATGGAATTTGGATGAAAACAAAAAAATCAAATTAATCAGATTTTAAAAAAATCTAAAATAAAAATTGCATGAGAATTTATTAGAGATTACTCAGGCAATTGAAGATGTGTAATAATTACTAATGGATAG